The following proteins are co-located in the Candidatus Bathyarchaeota archaeon genome:
- a CDS encoding NifB/NifX family molybdenum-iron cluster-binding protein gives MKICISADSGSLEANVDPRFGRCPYFLIVELEDMGFEAIGNPALAAAGGAGIQAAQVLKERGVEVVITGNVGPNAFQALSAAGIRVITGVYGTVREAIERYRRGELMEVGAPTVYGQYGMGRGRGMGRRRTWEA, from the coding sequence ATGAAGATCTGTATTTCAGCCGATTCTGGCAGCCTAGAAGCCAATGTGGATCCGAGATTTGGAAGGTGCCCCTACTTCTTGATAGTTGAGCTGGAGGATATGGGGTTCGAGGCTATCGGGAACCCTGCTCTAGCCGCGGCTGGAGGGGCTGGGATACAGGCTGCTCAGGTTCTAAAGGAGAGGGGCGTCGAGGTAGTTATAACCGGGAATGTTGGGCCTAATGCATTCCAAGCCCTCTCGGCGGCGGGTATAAGGGTGATCACAGGTGTCTATGGGACTGTCAGGGAGGCGATCGAGAGATATAGGAGGGGGGAGCTCATGGAGGTTGGAGCCCCCACAGTCTATGGCCAATATGGGATGGGTAGGGGTAGAGGAATGGGACGAAGGAGGACATGGGAGGCATAG
- a CDS encoding Mrp/NBP35 family ATP-binding protein, with the protein MEEEQRLKDRMARIRHKIAIISGKGGVGKTTITVNLAVAFAMHGHAGRVGILDADLHGPTIPKMLGLKGAALQANPIGILPALGPLGIKVVSMDFLLPGDEFPVIWRGPLKMRAIQQFLSETMWGELDLLLVDLPPGTGDEPLSVMQLIPNMDGAVIVTIPSEVSKRIVKKAVTFSRQVGTPVIGIIENMSGFICPKCGAKTDIFRAGGGREMAEEMDVPFLGSIPIDPNICRDSDEGVPFIMEHPESSAANAFSEIVVRIEELLGLGRVEAQPGEA; encoded by the coding sequence ATGGAGGAGGAGCAGAGGCTTAAGGACAGGATGGCGAGGATAAGGCATAAAATAGCCATTATAAGCGGGAAGGGGGGTGTGGGAAAGACCACGATCACCGTAAACCTCGCAGTAGCCTTCGCTATGCATGGACATGCTGGCAGGGTTGGGATCCTAGACGCTGACCTCCACGGCCCAACCATCCCTAAGATGCTGGGCCTGAAGGGGGCGGCACTCCAGGCTAACCCGATAGGAATCCTTCCAGCCCTTGGGCCTTTGGGGATTAAGGTGGTATCGATGGACTTCCTCCTCCCTGGAGACGAGTTCCCAGTAATATGGCGTGGACCTCTGAAGATGAGGGCCATACAACAGTTTCTATCGGAGACCATGTGGGGGGAGCTGGACCTCCTCCTCGTGGACCTCCCCCCTGGGACGGGAGACGAGCCTCTAAGCGTGATGCAGCTCATCCCAAACATGGATGGGGCTGTGATCGTCACCATTCCATCGGAGGTCTCGAAGAGGATAGTGAAGAAGGCTGTGACATTCTCTAGGCAGGTTGGGACGCCTGTGATAGGTATCATAGAGAACATGAGCGGCTTCATCTGCCCGAAATGTGGGGCTAAAACAGACATATTCCGGGCCGGTGGAGGTAGGGAGATGGCTGAGGAGATGGATGTGCCCTTCCTAGGGAGCATCCCAATAGACCCGAATATATGCCGAGACTCTGATGAGGGTGTGCCCTTCATAATGGAACATCCAGAGTCTTCTGCTGCTAATGCCTTCTCCGAGATAGTCGTCAGAATAGAGGAGCTCCTCGGGCTCGGTCGAGTCGAGGCTCAACCTGGAGAAGCTTAA
- a CDS encoding AsnC family transcriptional regulator, with protein MDEVDRVMISELQQDGRKSLEELAKKVGYTSMGVRKRLQRLILMGAIRVSATVNPFFYKLFPALVMLEMESGEAMKNLLERFRDCPRVIQIYKTIGGYNLIALVVAEDLDTLESISIEKCSLRSGSGIRRSEFYPIGDIHFSPYLQIREYLTHKNMRIAPCNVDCKPCTRFIDKKCVGCPTTIYYRGTL; from the coding sequence TTGGATGAGGTAGATAGGGTGATGATCTCCGAGCTCCAGCAGGATGGGAGGAAGAGCCTAGAGGAGCTGGCGAAGAAGGTCGGTTACACCAGCATGGGGGTGAGGAAGAGGCTGCAAAGGCTCATCCTGATGGGGGCAATAAGGGTCTCCGCGACGGTCAACCCATTCTTCTATAAGCTCTTCCCAGCGTTAGTTATGCTTGAGATGGAAAGCGGAGAGGCCATGAAGAACCTCCTAGAGAGGTTCAGGGACTGCCCAAGGGTGATCCAGATATACAAGACCATAGGCGGCTACAACCTAATCGCCCTTGTGGTGGCTGAGGACTTGGACACCCTGGAGAGTATATCCATTGAGAAGTGCTCCCTGAGGAGCGGCTCTGGCATAAGGAGATCTGAGTTCTATCCCATAGGGGATATCCATTTCTCACCGTATCTCCAGATAAGAGAGTATCTCACTCATAAAAATATGAGGATCGCTCCATGCAATGTTGACTGTAAACCTTGCACTAGATTTATCGATAAAAAATGTGTTGGATGTCCAACAACAATATATTATAGAGGAA